The Oryzias latipes chromosome 16, ASM223467v1 genomic sequence agcacaacaaCCACgcatggttcatgttctacgttgattgacgtgttctttgcgtggtttattcgtgatacatctTTGAAAATATCATGTGAAGACCAAAACCTGTCACTCTTTCCACATATATTAAcatatgaacatttttcttccactcaatatgcacaaaatgtgcgtagtggctgtgtgacacggcctttaggaAGAGGTCATCTATTGCCCTTTGAAAACTCTGTGGTCACACGTCCTTCAGACAAACCCAACTGAAAAGAAACATGcttttaaaagttttcccaTCAGGATACATACCTACAGCTGGAGCGTCGTACTCGTCACCCAGCAGGATTTCGGGAGCAGAGTATGCCAGAGATCCACAGCTGGTGGTCAGCTTTTTCCCCGGCTGGAACTTGTTGCTGAATCCAAAGTCGGTGAGTTTTACTAGTCCTTGCTTTTCAAAGAACACCACATTCTCAGGTTTCAGGTCCCTGTGCACCACGTGGAGACGATGGCAGTAGGAGATGGCGTGGACAATCTGAGCAAAGTATTTTTTCGCCAACTCTTCATTCAGGCCTTCCTCGTGTTTCATGATATAGTCGAACATGTCTCCTCCATCGCCCAGCTCCAGGATGAGGTACAGCTTTGTCTGAGTGTCTATCACTTCGTACAGGCGGACTATGTTGGGATGCTGCACCAACTTCATGCAGCGGACTTCCTGGAAAAGATGGCCGGTGGCCACCGTGTCCAGCTTGGTTTTGTCGATCACCTTCACGGCCACCTTCTCCCCCGTGAACACGTGGCGTGCCAGCTTGACCACAGCAAAGTGCCCACGGCCTAGAGTCTTGTCCAGGTCATACAGGCCGGCGATCTTTCCGTCGTAACCCCGTTTGAAGCCCGCCATCGCTGGGGAGGGAGATGGGCAGAGAGGGGTCTCTGCAGCAGGCAGCGGCAGACTGACTGAGTGGTGTGGGCCCAGCTTACATCAGTTCATCTGAGGCCAAGGGCGAAACCAGATGGCTCCAGCTTCCTGGACACATTAGACACAGAATGTGAGCCACGCCAGAAAAAGATGCACACAAGTGTCTGCAAAACGCCTCCAGGTAACCTCACCGTGACATGGTTTAGATTCAGGGACAGAGAAATGCGTTCTgctgcacacattcacttcCGGTGTGAAACCAGGAATGACACAAAGCGGTAAAAAGTCAAATCTTCATGAACAGACATTTCAACTTCTCTGTCCAGGTCAAGAGGAGGCCTGCGTCCAAGACTCCAAAGGTTCAAAtaacttaaccctttaacagccAAGCTTCAGCTCCACCCttcacattcttttgactatcgTAACTCTTCCAATGTTAATGCAATTACCGGTAAGTCCAGTGGATTCTCAGAAACCGCTGATGTGCAATGATAGAGCGAACGGTGGAAGTTATAATATGTCAAAAAGCATGAGCTATATTACCCTAGTACTTTAGCTGCAGCATGATAATATAATGTGACATAGGGAGTCTTATTTGATTAGGAACACCCttgtcaaaaatatttcatgttgAGAAAAGATGCTATTTTTCCCCCTTATGTTTAGGCGTTCATGCCAAAAAAcatctcatttatttttttgtcataaataaaacagttttgacattaggcctgcacaatataccgcaaatttatcgttatcgcgacatcaagctgtgcaatatgcataccgcaaaagacggcgcaaatcgcaataaattgttaccttaaatgtccttaaacaaactcatggcagtttgaaatattgaacaaatgaaataaatccctttatgcatttaaccaatcggaaggacccgtttacgttgttgatcaatcagatgagcccttttatgtttgatgtttgcctcctacgtcgacgagggtcatttggagtataaccTTTAAACTGtagcagtgaaatggaaattatgtttttggttggtttgatatttgtttatataccgcaaattatatcgttatcgcaatattaatcaccaatatcgcatatcgcgagttttcctcatatcgtgcagccctagttgaCGTCCAATTTAAAGTATCTATAGTAAAGAGTGTAGGAAGATTTTATTGCTCCTCATGAGAACCCGACCTGCATGCCAAAGGTTGACCCAACTCACTGCAGTTCAGGAGCACAGAGGATACATCTTTGTTTCAGTcgcactctgatcatcttctgctctattatcaaagcgttcccagttgtcttgattatgatgatgctgtttttagccaaaaatgcaaaaacctgtctttccaggacatagtttctgttgtgtggcaggactgttggcatggagtaagtccgcaccccttcccatcatccatctgtttacaatctctcccgctagcttacagccccttaacaaccccaacctaacatcagcagtgcaataaaaatgttgagcaaTGTCGGAGCTATctagttctgatccagattccaggtcagaccaggaaaacaaagacgttcatggatctgtttgtctgcaggtggatgcatcagaatggagcagagcagggaaataAATGGAGGCTTGCCGTAGTAGCGGCTTCTCTGTCACATTTACAACTTTTATCAACGGTATTATTTTCgactgcttctgattcacaactatttgaataaagaaataataagaaatgcagttttaatcttgagTTTCGTTaaatatgtcccccatcatgagaaaaatgacacaacgacatgataaaaaacacaattttcatggaagtgggtctttaaatacaaaaaaacaacacgatTTCTAAACTATTCAACTTCATTGTCTTCTTGTAGTGTTTCCTAGACTTGTATTCACGCGTCTGGATCGCAGACATTCTGTGCGTGGGTGCgtgtttggaggggggggggggggtgcatacCGAAGAAACAAGTAGATCCAGGTGAGGGTGTCATCCAGCCGGAAAAAGATGCAGCCCTCTGCGGCTCCGAGCGCGGAAGGAGACGGCAGCAGCCGGCTAAGCCATCGTGAAGTCTGCCTCCCGCTCACTCACACCCGCCGCTGGAAATGTCAGAACACCATATGATGAAGACGGGGGGAAGAGCTGCCCCAACAAGCAGGTGTAGAGCCGCTGCCATAGTCACAATGGACGCTGCTGCCGCCTGGGCTAGCACCAGCTACTAGCTTGTTGACTGACTCCTGCATCGTTAGCTTTCTAGGACTTAAACTGGTTTCCTCTGGTTAACCAGTTTACCACAGCGTACATGTACACCTACATGCACAGAAGATCGTTTTTTACCTGCAAGCCCAGGTCCGCGGCTCTACAGATGCTCTCTAAATACCCCGCAGCCCCGGTTAGCATGTAGCATAGAGCTAAATGTGCGGCTCACCTCACAGGGTCGCCTTCAGCAACATCTGGTCCCGGTTCCCGTCCACACTTGATCCAAGCCACTCGATTCCGTTTATTTTTACGACTAAATCAAAGAGGACGCAGGTGGTTCGGCGTCTCGGCGGAGATCGTTGCGCCCCAACAGCGTCTGTGCCCGGGGACTGAATGTGAAAGGAGGCGTTGCATGGTTGGCAGCGGATGAATCCTCCCTGCGCGGCGGCTGCCTCTCAATGTTGCCTTCAAATGCTTCAGGAAACGGTAGTTTCTCCAGGTTCATCGAACGACTACAACGTTTCCTTAGTAATTAAAGCGAGCGTAAGAAACATTAAGACATGATATGCTATCATAGAAAGCCTGAAGTATATCTTAAATCTAATATTATATGTTCAATAATGGGTACCAGACCACATAATTACCCCAAAAACGACTGAGGTTTTAACTTCAAATGATTGGAATTTTCTAACGTGAAGGTATCATCAGAGAAACGTTCATGTCTCGAAttgaatcaagaaaaaaaaatcatgggaaaaaaaatcaggacaAACCATGGTGAAGAAacaaatttactttaaagtatttaaaatgcaCTTTTCCCCTTTTTAATGATAGCATTTTTAGGGTCCCCAAGCTAATAAATCCCCTGCCTTATAAAGACACTGGTGAGGCTGGTAACCCTAACCCTTAGAACTGTCGCAGAATAaaaccctggttcaaatcccatctggatcctttctgtgtggagtttgcatgttcaacttgtgcatgtgtgggttttctatAAGAACTCTGGCTTcgtcccacagtccaaaaatggGCATCATAGGTCAAATAAACTGTCTctaggtgtaaatgtgaatgtgtgtgactgtatgtctttgtgtggccctgcgacacaCAGACTGACAAACCATCCAGGGTGAACCCCGCCTTTAACCGACAGTAAAGGTTCCAGTAACCTTATTACCCAGAAGGGATTGAGCGAGTTCaggggatagatggatggagctTCATGCCTGAAAAAGTataattaatattgtttttattattttttgaaagAGCTAGAGtaaaaagtttgaactttttttaaagggggggggggggggcatcattTACTAGGTGAATGGCAGAAACATAAtgagaaagaaataattattcattttcaaagtctttTATTATTCAATTACAGTAACAGATGACTTActtcacattaaaataaattacaatttattgGAGAGaaagattggggggggggggggggtgattaaAACTAGGCTAAAACCCAGTAAACAGCAACCAAGCAATCATAAATGAAACTCAATGTTTTTGCTTCCCCAAGGTTACAAAAAACACCTTCTGGAGTCCATACACATGTTTGAATGTCACcaatcattttgaaataagCAAATTCAACCTGTAAACAACTTTTAAGTAGAACATAAAAGATGAAGAGAACATCCACGTAACCCACAGACAGTAAACGATTCTTCCTTGTCGACCAGACGGCAAGTTTAGCTGTTGCTACAGCAACATTAAGAAGCGTGTGGACATGTATTATTTCACACAGAATGCTTTGGaccataaaacaaaaagaggggAGGAAAACACGTTCCTTAGTCTGCCATAACAATGATCAAGAACTGCAAACAAACCACTAGCACATAACAACCAGTGCAGGAGTTTCAGATGTCTGTTTAAACAAATTGTGCTTTGTATTTGTCTGTAGTTATGACAATTCTTCACTGGAGATCAGCTGGACGTTTCTCAACAGGACACTGGAGCATCATGTCAGAGTACAGTCTAAGCCAGAAGCCTCAAAGCACCTTGATGCTTTCACATCCTCCAGAGACTGAAGTTTTCTGACTTTAACATATTCTGAGCCATCTTCTCCAATTTACCAACTCCCACAAAACCAAGTAAGTTGTCTACATCCACTGTCCAGTCCATCACATCAGGAATGACAgtcaaagatggaaaaacatagTTCCAGGAGGTATTCCAGCAAATGTCCAGGAGGCAAGGAAAGAGTCTCTACAGCACAGAAGCAGACTTCACCCTCTCTGAACAAAAGCTTGGGTTGAAGTAGAATTTTGTCCCAAGATGTCCATGGACAAGGTCAAATGACCAAGTATCACACAACCTATCAAAGAGAGagaagaaaacagcagaaaatggaaacaaacctTAAGATCATTTTACAGGTCATAGATATATATCTTAAAAGAGAGGAGAAAATATCTAAACACAAAATTTCGTGTTAGACCTGGAGTTTGTGTTCAGTAGTACATCgacatgaaccaatgttcaATGAACTTGTTtaatagacatagacaatggacccaaaacatagacagtggacgcaaaaacatattttcatatttttggcacaaatggaacatCATAAAAAAGGAGTTCAGTGTAAATCTGTTCTTGTTCAAAGAGGTCAAGTCAAACCATTTGCAAAAAGTACACttgaagtttgttttattaagaatactgttatggtgcctgtcagtctcctccccctccccctcctgctctgctcctgactccaccagctgggaccaattcacctcatcacctgctctgctcttaaggagatccagacccATTAGCCAATGCCAGTTCGTTACTCTCTATGGTGACTGTACCTGGTCTCAAGTGTAGTTCATGGTTCCTTGTTCAAATCTGGCCTTGTGCTTAACCTGCCTCTCTGTCTCAGGATTCCAGCCTCCAAGAGGCCCCAGTGTGGATGTCAGCTCGAGTTCTCCAGCAGTCCGGTGGAACCCTCAAGCTTTGCCAAGTGGCGCttttacctccagccacgccacaagccgCTTTCCTCTCCAGCTGCCCACCAAGCCACAGCAACTTTcctggaaggaaaataaaactaatttctTACCTTTCACCTATCTTCGTCCTCActctgggtttcagcgtctgggtctgtcaatCCTTCAAGTCATGACAAATACTTGAGTTTACAtataagtatagcaagtatTCTATACCTTGTTGTGTAGGAAGTATATTGAATACTTTAGACTAAATTgcaacattttaagtttacaatagatactttataaaaaagaaactacaaGTATACTGCCTTTTTAGTATAGAATAATTATACTGTAGTACAGTTACCTAGTCTACTTTTTGATAAGGGAAGTCATGTAACTTTATAGGTAAtgaagtgataaaaaaaatcaacatactCTCTTTAAACCATAGAGGTGGATCAGTAAATTTGTCTTTGCATTGTTTTCATCCCAATAAAAAGTATCATCCTTGCATTCCAGTGCAATGCCTTGTTTGATCTTGTTTGagatacttttaaaaaaaaacttaaaataaactttattcaaGCAGTTGCCATATTGATGACTTCAGAGATGTATAAAAGGTTAATGCTAGATttataaaagaaatagtttggatttttttgtttcaatctcACTTTCTCAATTTATTTGAGATGACACATGTTTAAGGAAGGACCCCAGCAGTACGTGTAAAAATACACATATTATTCACAAAGACCTTCTATTTCATTTCTAATGTGAATattggaacattttttaaattaacttgaAGGTCAGCAAACCGGAAAAACAAAGCTTGTGTCTGGTTGCGTCATCGCGTCGGAAGTCACATGGGCAGCGCTTGTGGGTACCATTGCGCATGCGCAGTGACAGCGAGCAGCGGTCAGACCTGTCAAAACACACTCATCCCCCTTCGTCGATGAGACTTGCGTGAACATTCACAGGTTGCGTTTCCAACACAAACGAAACGAAAGCCGGCTCCTGCGTTTGATGTTGTGACGTAACAGTTCAAGTCGATAAGAATCAACACTATAGCAGCTGTAAAACGCGGGACTTTGATCTCATGTAGGCCTACATGAAACACCAACTTTTAACGTTGAACTTGAAACCATGGAGTCATCCTCAGCACCAGAAAGGTAGACTTTCCTTTTCCTGTGATCTTATATCTGAAGTTCTTTTCTTCCTGTAGCAAAAAGTAATCTGCCAAAGTGTACTATACCTAGTACGGCGACAGTATACTTGTAGTTTATGTAATATACTATCTATATATCTGGAGTTAGTGGTTCCTCCCTGACACTAATGCTCTGTTGATGCTAAAGAGACAGGAATGACAGAAGTCCCGCTCAGACATTCCAAGTGACATTTTAGGAGAGTGGGGTTTCATCCTTTTATGCAGTTATATTGCAAATGCAGTCCAGCAGTCCTGGGAGTGGCTTTTTTGACAAAGTCCCAAGAAGTCATCTGAACTGATCACAAACCTGTGGCCAGGAAGTGACGGAAAAACCCgtcctttcatttttgaagGCTGACTGaatagtttttgcagtgtagcaGGTTGACTGAGCATAAAGTGAGCATGCAGACATAAGTTATGTGTGTTATGTGCATTTTCCCCAACTTCCTGAAAGTGTACAAAAGCTGTTTCATCAGAAATGTAAAGTTTCCCTCTGAGTTCCCCACAGAGGAAAACATCTGTATGTTCAAACCTTAGTCCAGAACTTGCAGCTACAACGTTTGTGCGCATAAAAGTTACCAAAAGtgcattgaaaaacaaaagcaggaacACACCTGTAAGAGATGCATCAATGAGCGCCAAGATGACGTACCTTCATGCTCGCAaagaaagacattaaaaaaaaggaactctAAGACTGAGGGTTTGACAATCATTAACCTTTTAATGGCGCCCGGATTTATTTaccaatatgaaaaaaaatgaatgtcaaTAATTTCACGTAGATGCTGAATAAAGGTAAGTCTGGAGCGGAAGGGTTGGATGCATATTTGCAGTCAAGATCCAGCTAAAACGGCTCCTGGAGCTTAATGTACGAGTTTAGGAGCTAACGGAAGGAATAAGGAGACTTCAAGCCCAAAATAAATAACCAGACAACAAGATTTAAATGATCAAGAGACGAGTGCACGACTTGGAAGAACACTCAGAGACGAATAACATGGTGATCACTGGACTACAGGTCAAACCTGGTTTAGTGCTCATAGAGCTGACAGTACTCATGATCTTGGCGAGCTGGACAGAAactctgcagagcaacaggtgGAGGCTTTTTCCTCAagtctaaaccaggggtcccACTTTTTCTTCTGAGGGCCACataactttctttttctctgatgaGAGGCAAGGGTCAGTTTGGAGGCCAACAGAAAAGTGTAACCATTGGAGGGTGTGCCTAGCTGTCTGCTGCAGCAATCACTTTTGGCTAGTActgtgttttgtcatttatatCGGGGGGTTACATTCTCAAAATAAGGTGTAATCCGCAAAGTagaattacagatgttttaaggatGTGAAAACCCTTATTACCcattttctacacttttctctgaCAATGTTTTGACATGAACATTATCACATTTTtatctcttgtttaaactcttaaagttcaaaactttattggttgttttttcctgtttctcttttgtcattatagtatcttccgccattttttgcagctcaactcctacaatttttcagctattttaacaatgtaacaattaaaatgttcagctagGAGTGCAGCGGGCTCTCGTCTGTCAGCACCTGTTTTAGTGTTTCTTTAATCACTTTCTTCAGCGTGTTATCTCTTTTGCTCTTTGCCTTCAGGATGGTGCAGAGACTCCTGTCTGTGCCTGGTGTTCGCAGTCTGGCCAGCAGCATACGGAGCTACATGAGCTGGACTGTGGGGTAAGGTTCCTTCGGGAGCGCTTTACACCGACACACACATTCTCTTTTGTCTGAAGGGCTAAACGTGAGGCTCTGTGAAGGTCCGCCTCAGCTAAATGTGGTTTTCTCTAGAACTGCAGGTCCTGCCCCTGCTTAAAACCATTGACTgaatataagaactggactgtgtgacccctccccccatcacattccaaacaggaagcacctgctggctccaaaaagccaacatcccatagacttttattgagaaataGACAGCTCTTACTCAGTCATTGTATTGGTGAGAATAACCATTCtgtctctgcaggtttttcaagttataaaccgaccaatcaggtgcctcaatACTCCTGACTGGCGAGAGTTGTTGCTGTAGAAAGGCTGACTTAGGCCATTACTGacattgtctggctccaacatagcGATGTCCATATCgagaaaaaaatggcgactgaattgacttcatttgtttggagcccaaagtaaaccattttctatggatgacgtcacactcgttcactccagttctcacatacagtacAGTCAAGGCTAGCTCTTTTATTTGTCAGGACTTCTTGCTGAATTGTGCTACAAACACAAACTTCCGTCCAccttttttgtaaaagctgTCTGGAAGGGGCTGCAGTCAACATGCAATTACAGAAATGTATATTCAATCAAGCCATTCTTGATCAAAAAAATCAAGTAAAGGATGACTGTCTAAATTTTACTACATGGCATTTTGCAGATGCTTTGATCAGACATcactttttctttacaattGAGGGTAATGTGGGGTTTGGTGTCTTGTTCACAGACAGAATGACATTTAACCCCTAACCCCGCATCTTACTGCAGGCTGCTCAACCCAGAGagctttgttgttgttattttctgCTTACCAGTACCAATCTGATAGGTTCATTTTTTCTAAGAAAATATTGATTCTTTTCGACTTAATCCTGCAGACACGCTGTTGTTGTattgaacactttaaaaaagctATTAGTGAGAAGAAGTTCTAGAGTAAAGAGGGTGAAGGCTGGAGGTAAGCAGACCTGAGTGTGAAGGACAGAAACACCTGGAATCAAATTCTGAAACCAGATTGAACTGACATCATGACTTTCTGCTGATATATGCTGACACATGCTGATCTTTGATGTCTGTGATCACGAAGCACAATGGACACATCCACGTCCATGGACACATGTCtctgatttaaaatgttgagtttATGAAGGTCTCCTTTACAGTGTGTCAAACAATGTCCATGTCAGGTACTGGGGAATCAGAGCACCTACATGAAAAATTTGCAATTGAAACACAGcgaaaaagatgcaaaaataagGTTCTGTTGGAATTCTATAACTTAAGGTTAAATGCCAAGAATGTGTAGTGATTGGATGCATCAAAACCCACAATCAGGATTACTACAAAGCAACTGCATTGCAATGCAATTCCTAcagattctgacgtggagaaaagcagctttgcgctgatatgcaacagtTTGCTGCTTTTTCTGTGCTTCAGTATTTCGTTGAATTGCATAAACAATCAAAAGTTATGGTAGTTTGAAGAGCGTGTTCTACTTTGTGTCGTCCGcgaaagctccagtgttaaggGCTTGTAAGTGTACTTAAAATTGGATGATTTTTTGAACACCTCTTCTTGCAGATCTTCTTCTTATGCTCTTCTTATCACCTTTCCACCAAAGGGCACCTAGTGCTCAATGTGCAATTTTAAAGATTTGAAGTAAATCTTATGGCATAATCTTTTGCATGGTTTTTCAGGTGGTTTTGGATCCCTGCCTGGCTGCCCTCATGGTGCCCGACATCCCATAAGCTGCTGCAGGCTGCAGAGGAAAAGATGCTGCGATGTAAAGTTTATCCCactttagggctgcacgatatgaagaaaacttgcgatatgcgatatgagggattaatattgcgataacgatatcatttgcggtatatgaacaaatagcgaaacaaccaaaaatatcattcccattttattgcaacagtttaagaattgtactccaaatgaccctcgttgacataggatggaacatctaacataaaagggctccatctgattggtcaacaacgctaAAGAgtctatccgattggtcaaatgcataaagggatttatttgattcgttaaataatttaagctgccataagattgttttagcacatttaaggttaccatttattgcaatttttgctgtgttttgcgatatgcatattgcacagcttgatcttgcgataacgataaatttgcgttatattgtgcaggcctatccCACTTCCTTTTGCTGGTGTTGCAGCTCACAGGCAGGGTGCAGTCAGATGGTGGCAGAGAAGGAAGGATGGTTAAGATGAGGTATCAAGTCATGGTGAGGGTCTGAGGGTGCAGACTCTGCATCCTGGATACTGTGCAGTAAAGATTAGTTACCTTAGTAAAGTACTGGAAGAAAATGACTCCTAATGTCTTTGTTACACAGTAGTCCATTCATAGAAATGTGCCCACAGTTAGATGTGCCCATCTCTTTAAAAACAATTGAACCTCCCCTTTCTATTTTTCATACCTACCTTACCGTTAGCAAAGGTTACAGCAGATTCAGTCAGTTAAAGAAGTTAGTTATGTCCTGGTTTGATTTTGTCTTGGTGAATGAAAGGCTGCATTTCATGTACTCCAATGTTTCCCAAGATCTGGTaatcttttttgtgttgttgaagAGGAAGCGGATGAATCCAATCTGAAGCGTCtttcaaaaactaaaacccGTATACCTTTTTCCCCACAGGTGTAAACACTTCTCTAACAAAACAATTCATCTGCATGTCCAATGGCGACCAGCTCTGGACCCTCAGTCTAGTCAGCGATGCTGTTAAGGATAAAACCCCCATGGTTCTGCTGCATGGCTTTGGAGGTGGAGTGGGACTTTGGGCTCAGAACTTAGACGCTTTGTCGGCATGTCGGCCTGTTTTTGCTTTGGACCTGCTGGGCTTCGGTCAAAGCAGCAGACCTGAGTTCTCCACACAGCCTGAAGCTGCAGAGGACCAATTTGTGGATTCTATTGAGCAATGGAGGGACAAAATGGGTCTGGAGAGCATGATATTGCTTGGACACAACCTTGGAGGATACTTGGCTGTGTCATATTCTATCAAGCATCCGGACAGGTGAGGTCTGACTACATTTCATTCTGCCCAACAGCAGTAACCGCGTATTCCTAACTGATAGTTTTACACGTCCGTCTCATTTCCGTGTTACTGGTATGTGAGTGAGATTTGTTTATCCTGGAGGAGGTGGCATGCATCCATATAGTTACTGGCCAAAGTCGACATGTGTAAGAGCATAAAATGCTGCTAACTTTGACATTCAATCTTCTCCCTTTGTAGTCAACATTACACTgtagcagattttctttaaactatGACATTTAATCTGTGCTGTGCTGTCTAGCGGACActtgtggttttgagattatgtCACATTTTGTTGGCTGACGCCAGATGGCTTCAAATAGCTTTTATGTAATCTATTACATTTTTTGGATAAGGAATGTCAAATATTTGATCCTAGAGTAAAActccttttattgttgttttttatttcctccCTGTACAACTTTCAGCACCATtctgattacattttttaaagcaaagtttttaacttttatttgtaaaacaaacaaacataatctTTTCTTGGACCAATAGCATGCATGcctgaatgaaatgctttacatgtggTAGTGtgtatgcataagtatgtgtgtgtgtgaactgttgttatattttgtacatgttgaTATGTTGTTATATGAAGATGTTTGGAGCCatcaggtatgtttgtaacatttgaatgtgtgtgtgtgcgtggacaggctccgccccctttaAACTTAAATCCACACCTGACAGTAACAAAACAAGTacaaataatattaatatacaCAAAGTTTAGcctaacaaacaaactaaaaaaagcattaatttggaccaatcagaAGAAGACCAGTACcgaagtattttttgtttatttttttacataaattgtgGTTCCAGCTCTTAAAACCctaaaaaacaggttttcagaAAATTAGAAAACTCTGGAGAAATCTTCATTTACTTCTCAGTTTTTGCAGATAGACAAAGACAGAGATTATGATTACAtcaaatgaatataaaaaaaagtatgttaaaAATGATACGTCCATTGTCAGTACTTCAATAGTCTGGGCAGGGCCCAGGTCCTGCTGGAAGAGGAAGTTTGCATC encodes the following:
- the LOC101170702 gene encoding 1-acylglycerol-3-phosphate O-acyltransferase ABHD5, encoding MESSSAPERMVQRLLSVPGVRSLASSIRSYMSWTVGWFWIPAWLPSWCPTSHKLLQAAEEKMLRCVNTSLTKQFICMSNGDQLWTLSLVSDAVKDKTPMVLLHGFGGGVGLWAQNLDALSACRPVFALDLLGFGQSSRPEFSTQPEAAEDQFVDSIEQWRDKMGLESMILLGHNLGGYLAVSYSIKHPDRVKHIILLEPWGFSESQGSPKIDRPIPVWIKALGAVFRPFNPLAGLRLVGPLGPVLVQTLRPDFKRKFSSMFKDNTVSEYIYHLNVQFPSGETAFKNMTDTGGWAQRPMLQRMEQLQPHIPMTIIYGSRSSIDSISADSLRERRPHSNVDMITIRGAGHYVFADHPEDFNKTVVQVCEKVD